A segment of the Trifolium pratense cultivar HEN17-A07 linkage group LG7, ARS_RC_1.1, whole genome shotgun sequence genome:
TTTCctctcatattttttcatatattttgatCCCAaccattaaaatttatattttattgaaaaagttctctCTAAAAATAGTTGGTATAAGAGAATTCATTTCCCCATCATGGTCATGGTCTTCTTGGAAAAAAAGGTCAATAACATTATTTTACATTAGGTCAATTTTATTTCAAATGGCTTAGCTAGGCTTTCTTGAATCTAGTTTTGACCTATATGTGCTCTGAATTCTGAAAGATGTGAGAATATCATCTATTCACCGACTAAATAAGTAAGATCACAAGTCTTAGTATATACTATTTTAcagtttttgttttatttttatttttttatagacaaaatgaaaaagtcattgaaaacttaCACACAAAGCGAAGTGACCGGTTCGAACCTTAATCCTAACGTCCAACattaacaattttgacatttctgcCAGTTGAGCTAAGATTTGTAGACacggtttttatttttataataataacaaaataggTTTAAAGTGATGCATAGGGGGAACAACCACATGAAACCAAATCTCATGTCCTTAGTGCCAAAATTATTATGCCCAAGATTATGGTTAATTTAGAAAAGTGTACAAAGATTCTTAGTTATCAATGTATCATAGCTttacattaattaaaaaatggtaaaaaatctcaaaaacaGCACTATTATTTCAAGGTAGGACCCTTTAAAAACAGGACTTAATCATTTGTCTTCAATCTAAATTTGTTCCAAAACCGACTTGTGTaagtataatattaatattaataatatgaaTTAATAATACTAAGAGAATACAAATACACACGTACAAACACCTAATTAGTGGACAATCTTGAAGCATTGGCAGATCTGTTTCTTAATCTTATGTGTTTGTtttataaactatatatatagcTTTAATATTAGAAGTGAGATCTTGATctgaaaattttaattaattatatataacagCATGGAAAATTAAGAGGAAACAGCTAAAAATTGTACTTTTGGTGTTTTCATATCATGTCACATTCAAGCCTCTATGATATGAAGGCTAGCTGTGTAGTATAGTGCAGTCAAGCTCAGCTCTGAATGATTTCAGCAACTAACTGAAGTATTGGTCCATTATATTATGACtaaacaatcattttaatttgattcttaaAATTGTCTCGGACAATATCACTCAAATTTTGGAATGtatttgaaaattcaaaaacaTTGATAAGTAGGCTAATATCACATCAATATCAGTTCGGTCCCAACGATGACTTAGTCTGAAGGAGAGAAAAACCtttcattttactaattaaagaGAGTGACGTTACAAAAGAATTCTACAAGAATCAGTCTTCAAATCTAGCTCTATTTTTTTCCCGAACTCAATTCAATATAGTGATTCTTCTAGGTGAATCAAATGGTGATTCAATCCCAATCATAGAGTGTGTTTGTTGCCAGAGAATTTtctataaaccctaatttgtatGTTGGTCTCAAATCCTTATTTTTCTATGCATAAAATTAAATagtctctataaaaaaatagaagtcttaaaagttaaaagtaGGGATAGATATGCTATAATTTGAAACATAATCAATGAAGATTTTCTTCAAATCTTCCTTGCATGCACCGGTGCATCATATGGTTATGCACCGGTTCAAAACTCTCTCGGGTTCCGACCTTCGCACCATGCATATGTGCATTCTGGACATGCACTGGTTCAAAGATGCCCTCGGGTTCCAGTACTTCTCGTCATGCACCGGTTTAAGATACTTAGGCATATGCTTTGCACCGGTTCAACTGCAACATGCACCGGTTCAACATACTCCTACTTGAATTCTTCCAAATTTTAAGTTAATCATCACAATgcaatatttattaaatttaaaaaattatgactcTTAAAAAATTATGACTCTTACTTGACTCTtaatgacaatatttttgcagTTAAAATATTAACATGATTAACGTCAACTCAATAATAAATTCTAATGAAACTGTCGCTTATTGATTACTCACTCCGttctcaaaatataagagaaaattagtcaaagaaaattaatgtatttaattaaaaatttaaactaaatacatcaattttgtttgaccaaatttttcttatattttaagacGAAAGGAGGACTATATAttagtcatatatatactacTTCATTTTCAGTATGATAAGAATCTATATGGGCAGTCTACATGTGAATATTTTACTGTTGTGATTTGTGACTGATTTTACTAGCTAAGCTAGTGACATAACATGGGCATCCTTGTTTCTTTTATTCAGAAAATCTCAGTTTCttcttttgaaaatactcaGTTACTAGTAGTAGTTGTAAACtacaattattttgaaaattttgatttttttttttaaacttaataTCCAACTTAAAAATCCACTAATATGAAAAAACCAATCTTATACCACTTGGGGAGCCCATTTAAAAccatgaaattttttataatgagtAATAAGGTTCAACTCTTCACAAATTAACCCTTAAAATTGACAATAAAGTATTAATCACTTAATAGATTTGAATAATGTTTTGTTCAAAATGTAGTTTCAATTCACTAAATTGAACACttgatcaataatttttatatagacaaaaaataatgaaataattttttttaaaaaaattaaataactatATGATGTACATTTTTTTGAATGTGTCAAAATCATCTTTTGTCCACACAAAAATTGCTCCACTTTAATTGTGgcaaaaagtaataataatatcttTGAAGAAAATACCACCACcgtaacctttttttttttaagcaagtttGAATTAGTACATATACTAGTAATCATCAGCATGAAATAATTGAACAACGATTAAAacaatacaataaaataaaatgataatatGATGCAAAAAACTACTAGTACATTTCCTACGGCTGCAATTCGGTTTGTAGTTTGATGCTTCTGGTTTTTCAAATTTGGTGTTTTGCATTccctattttgttttattttcagAGTTGATTGTGTAGACTTTTGGTTGTTACTATCATAGGGTTCTTGTCGTTTTCAAAAAAACTAACTTAGATTTTTGTGAGAGGTTTTGTTGTTAGTTTTGATTAAAGAAAGGAAATACTAGAAGACATAAAAAGAAAGTTATTCCGTAGTCTCTAGTGTAAAAAATGTGAACACCGTTTTCGTGAACATAACTGAGTTGATAGGGATAtcacattatattatatagaaatTGTGGTTCGAATTCGGAACATTCTCCTTATTCACCTATAGTGGAAATTCTAGTCAATAAACAACtagaccaaaaaataaaataaacacttCGATACACATCGTATTTAGATGTGTATCAGTACGGCGTTAACATGTAATAATccttccataaataaataaataaatgaataaacaTTAGTTATGAACCTATCAAAATTATCTATCTCAACGGTCTACATCTACCGGTGCATATTCAAATAAGATATGGGAAAAGCTAACATGTGCTCTAAGGACACATATGAGAGCATATGTTAagaatccaaaaataaaaatattatttaaaaattgattgCAACTTTCAATTTAATATGGTCTTCCTGACGTATGTCCTTAGAGTTACATGTTAAGAATTGAAAAGTAGAAATATTCCCTAGAAAATTTCATAGTTTATAAGTGTTATATTGGTATTTTTAACTACTAGTACTGTACTTAATAAGAGACATGTAATTTGCGTAAAATTTGATAGTAAAGAGAAAAAAGTGATACTACACATGCATGCATGGAGTGTTTAAACAAAAATGGAAATGCTCGTGAGTGTTGCAATGCAATCAAAGAGCAAGAAGACAAGTTTGTGTGGCAACACAATTAGAATTGCACATACACTCTTTCTAAACACTCTTGTGTCTTTTCCGTTGAATTTGTTAGCCACCGCAATCCTTTGGTCGACATACTTAGgattttattgtattttcttTGAGCGTCACGGGACCTCGTTGCATCAAACCTCTAACATTTTGCTTCTGCCGACAGTCACATGCTACAGTACGACCGTCCGTATACGATAACGTCATGCTTTTCAAATAAATCATAcagtattaattaaataataaaacactCTACATTAGCACAAAATAGGCAAAATATAAAGGTTTAAAAAGAAGTCACATTACATCACAAACCACAACAACACCGGCTATTGTTTAAATTAGTGTCTGATattattttatatcatatcatgtcaCTATCATATATTTCTCGGTTTGAGCATCAAACGAGCCTTAAactactttaaaaataaatatgattaacacaaaacataaacatatgattaataaataaataaaaatgagttaCAAGTCATCAAGCACATGCTCAACACAATTAAGTGCATTCGATGAATAATTAGGGTGAGTTTAGTTTGACATATTTTAAACTTACGAAAAATAGTtcatgcaaataaataaaattttatgttgttTCATAACTTTTCGCTAATAAAAATTTTATCTTCATAAATTgatttttggtaatttttttatttttttttgtcaagtagtctagtggttagaaaatcaattttaaaggtgaataagtggagatTTTTCGTATAATATCTtaataaacttataataatgtaatacataaaaatttatttataagttaatCCAAAGGACCCTTAATAAATTGACACCTTATATATTCATTAACCATCTACCTACTATAGAATATAAGATATTTAAACTATATTAACCGTATAAATTATTGTCAATTTTGTACGTAAAATTATCACAACTCAAAAAGATTGAATTTCAAGTTCAACGGTAAACATGGTATACAGGTACTTACAAGTGCCAACAAAGAGAAACTTTACCTCTAaattaactattttattttattaatttttttagatttttattttgacagaataatgaaatttaattaaGCAATCATATCAGCTGCTACAAAGGAAATAATACAACAACGacatttttgaaatattttgagatttttattttaatagaatCTAATCTTAGGAACTATTCGTTCAATTTTACAGGAAGCAAAGAAGATATTAACCCAAATAAgaattttcaacaaaattagTAAACATCGCTCGAATCACATTAAGAGAATATCCTTCCATGAACCATAAACAGAATCTCCTTCCGCCTAAACAAGACTAAAACCTAAATCAAAAGCAAATTAGAGAGCCAAACGAAAACCTATATATAGCCTCAGTCACATCAGAATCGGGTAAAGCATCAATTTTCCGAGTAGCAATTGCAACAACCACTTAATCATCATTTATAACTAGAGTACCAATTCCCTTATAATTATTAACTCGTCCTGCAACATCGACATTAATCTTATTACAATCTCGTTAAGGGGTAAATGAGTTAGTGTGAGCGCTAGGCGAAGGTGATCAGATGCAACCATTGCAGGAGTATTCAACAATAGTTTGTGCTAATCAATTACTTTCTAAGTCTTGTGAACTATCTTGAATACTCCTGAGGATTTTCctttgaatcaaaatttatttCGAGCAAGCTAAATGCGAACGCACAAGGGTATGATAGATTGGGTAACTTCTTGAGGAGACGATAAAATAAGAGACTCAAGCAAATGAActtatagtttttcattttgGTCGCGACATGTTGTTAGACATCATAACATGATGTATGATGGTACATTTTACAGTTTGTACGAACACATCGCAACATGACAATTGATCTAAAGATCTCCGAAAAACCAGAACCATTAACTGCATCTAACGATCAAACCATGATATAAATCACCCCAAAGCCACCAACTACATACTCTACATACTCATTTTTCAGTATTACTTCAATCCATGAAGTATATTTCCAACAACTGACGCCGTATGTATACTTTTTATAAATTGCGTTCAGATGTATACTCGATCCGAGCAAGGACAAAactgaaaaacaaaatataaaccgAAGTGTAGTAGCGAAAACAGGGATGCAAAAATGTGTCCCCTTTGAAGATACTATTCGGCAATGTGGTACGAGCCAAATATGATTCAGGAATATCACCccgaaaaaaaataatataatcctTCATTTAAATTGTCACATTAAAGGTGTATAGTGAGGTATTGTGCTGCAAATTGATCTGTGATTCTATGACTAAACAcagggagaaaaaaaataaaattattggcTCGATGTCTACAtgtttttttgtaacactattAAAACATGCACTTTGAATAtcataatgaataaaaaaaaatatttacaatttGTCCCAATTGGGGATGTTAGCAGTAGCCTCATTCACCATCTTTACAAGAGTCACCTGAAAACATTATAACAAGCAAATAGAAGGTTACTTAATAATGCTTTATATCATGTTTTTGCAGTTGGATAAAGATATTATACTATAATATAAGACTATAAGATCAAAGAACTAGACAGCAATTATCAGTTAAGCAGTGAGGagctaaatatatatattaccaTCTAGCTTCTCTCAAGTCAATGAATTACTTTGAAAGGTAAACTGAAAAATCTCAACCATTGAtgaaatataatataaacacaACAAATAGTGGATGAGTTAAGATATGAACAGttttttacccaaaaaaaaatcaacaatttgaTTTCTCATTAATGGTTGAGATGTTTTACTTTACCCTCTAAATGAGCTCTCACTATAGAGAAGACAAATCCAATAAATACTATATAAAACTAACACATAATTCTGCTGGAATACCTCGACTGCATGCATAAGGTGTAAAGCTTAGGGGAAAATACCATAATGACACAAGGTATCCAGCTTAGCGAAAAAATAATACACAAGACACAAGATGAAACAGAGTAACACTGAGGAGAAAGGAGTGAAAATGATACACATTAATAGGAGAAAGATGTCCCTCCTCAAAAACAGTTCAAGACTATGATGGTTAAAGTATTTACCAAGTAACCACCACTAAGAAAGTGTTAAAATCAAGAGAATATGTAGATTTTCTAGATTATTTGTTAGTATTCCTAGTATTATACAACTCCCTAGGTTAGTGCTTATTTATTGTTATTCAATGTATGTATTTGTCAATATGATATCAGAATCAAAGCAACAATGTATGAAAGTAAGgtttatattactttttttgaataaaaggtTTATACGACTTAAACATTAGTACTATAAGGGGGATCTAAGTCCGTTTCATTTCGGACACTGCAATGAGTGCTCTCCACACATGCTCAAATCAACTATGACGATACTCCATCTCTTTCACAATAGATATCACTCCAACTTCCTTTCTAATGCTTTGATACCTGTTCTGTACCTCTTTTAATGAATAAAACTGACCCTTAATCTAAAATTGTGGTTGAGATGATATAGAAAGGCAATGTTATACTGAAAGCAGATGAACTGAAAATATCTTTAGAGGCTGAAGGCAACCCCGCTAGGGATATCTTACTTGACAATGGTCATTAACAAATCAAAAGATTAACACATCATTATATCGATGTTTAAACCAAGGATACCACTCCATAAGAACGATATCGCTACTTATTAGGCAGTTGCCTTAATTCCCTCGGGAATTTTTCTAGTCAGACAATAGAGCTATTGGAAAACAACCCTACAACATATAGGGGAATAAGTCACACCATGATGAACAATAATATTTCTCTATTTAACGTTATATTTTCCTACTAAGGAGACAGAGAGTAGTGGAACAATGACCAAAGAAATTTGCACACCAGTACCACAATAGAAGAGGAAAACAAGCAAATGTATCGGCATTTGAGAAGTTCTAGCTACAAAAGAATCAAAAGATTGTTTCATAACATTTATCAATGATATAGATCTGGTAAGAAATCACGTTTTATAGTATCACATTTAGAAGATTCCTtctttggtaatttttttttgtttgtttttgaattGATTCTTTAGTGATTCACATTTAGATaattaacattaacatatacatatacttcaggaaaaaaaaaaccactttcTTCTCACCTTCCATGTAgggaaaatgaaaataagaatatatgacaatatagtttttttttttaatcatcccATGTGTATCAAGGAAAGcatttctttttaaatattatcaaaataagaTGAATTTCGTAAATAAACTAGCAAGCTGTAGACATACCACACTTTCAGGAACACCTGGAGGAGGTAAGGGCAAGTTTTTTGGCGGAGGTCCTCGTAGATGCGACCTTTTGTCAAATCTCCACTCACCAATTTTACCATAAGTCAATTCACCCTGAGtataatgaaataaatattaagagtagtACCATAAAGAAACACGTAATTCAATAAGAGTTTATATCTGCTAAAGCAAAGTTCAGAGTTGTGCTCATTGAGAAAGCATATTTACAAGGAATATTCAAAGACCATATAATTTTGTTGACATCATCTGATGGAAAATGGTTTGATTCTTGTCTTTGTTGCTATTATTCAAAGACCATAATTTTGCAATTCAAGTATTAGgagaaataaagaaataatgtACCTTTAGATTGTAGTCACACCCATAAGTATAGTGAATAATGAACTTATTGTAGGTTTCAACATCCCACGGTGGCTGCATACAATAAAAGTAAAATCAGAGTTGGGTATTGATAACAACCAGAATTATAGAGAGCCTTTGCAAGTTGCGATTTTCATTAATTTACAAAGGAAAATACAATCAACAATGTATCAGAGCAGTTTGCTCTCTCAGAAGATAACTTCTTCTGGCCAAATAACTTCCTAATAACTTccaacataataataaaaaataacaaacagcAAACTTAAATACAATCCACAACCACAACCAATAACTAACTGTTTAAAATTCAAACTAACACACTAATATtatattacttatttattttatttttgtttctccTTTGATAAACCCTCCAAATGACGGGTTTACCCTTCTCTTTAGTCTGTGCGCTATCAGGTATGCATAATATTTGGTAACCATTTGAGCATGATAACAACATAAACTAAATAAAACATCAAGAGCTATATCTACGATATTGTTTCAAACCTGTAGCATGAAGTCTTTCCGCAGAATATGTTTCACACCATGCAGGGCAGACGCAATAGCATAACCATACCTTGGTTCCAGAATATAGAACACAACATCAGCatcaaaatatcaataaaatttctAGAACAAAAAGAATATGCAGTATTTGTCTGTTAATTGGCAAGACATACATTTCTAGCACCCATCCAAAAGCTTTATCGGTCTCTGggtcctctttcatcttcaaaGAAACATTCATCCATGTGGGAGCAATTTTTGAAATCAAATcctgaaaggaaaaaaaatgcaGCCCTCACTAGGTGAGCAAAAAGCATTTACTCGCCTGGTCCTATCGAACCAGCATATTCACAAGATTCAAGATAGCACGGTGATATATATTGAATGTATTGGCATTAAGATCTTTCAATGTAACGAGCTATGAACCCCTGACGCAGATACAAATAGCAGACACGTCACTAATACAGACACGTCAACAcctataataatttgagaaaatggaagTAATTGAGTGTAATCACATGTGTCGGCAGGGGCGAATCAAGCCGCAAATTGGTGGTGGGGgctgtttttcttttgttacataaaacttaatataaaatctaaaataaataaaatggaatTGCTTTAATACCATTGCGTTCTTTTAAATAGGATTAAGAAAATATGGCACTAAAAACATAGAAAAGCATTGGCccttttgattaaaaaaagatTGGCCATCGCTTCCTAGATTAATAGGATCATTAGTCTCATGGCTTCCACTATGCACTGTGTTATATTCTTTTTGACACTGCAATATGCACTGagttaaaaaaacacaaaattccCACTGTCCAGAAGcataaaaaatcttttaaaaaactAGACACACATCAATCTGTCGGTGCTACATAGATAACGAGTGCACAAGTAACCGATAAGATTAGTAAACCAGAACAATATTAAGGACAGGTGATGTCTATTGAAGTTTCAACCATCCAGAACAGGTATTAATCCAATTCAATTAAATAGAAGTTTCTGAAAGAGATTCTACCTTTCGGATAATTACAGGAGAGTTGCCAATCGGATCAATATTTGTAACCGGTCCATTTTCCTCAGGATAATACTTCCTTACGATTTTTTCGTTCTGCTCAGGCTTAAtgtaaaaaaatggaaaagcaGCTGGATGTTCCCCAAATGCCAGATTGGGAAGAGGGCGTACAAATATGTGGTCAGGTTCTGCCATTAAAATATATCTGCATCAAAAGCAGCAAAACTAAATCAACTTATATTATTGTCAGTCAAACAAATAGAAGGTAGGTCACTTAGGATAGAGATCTAACTCTTCCTCTATTTTAGTCTTTTCCAGCCACTGAACAAAGGCCCATGGTCTATTCAGAACGACGTATCCCTGAAAAGTTCAAGCAAATATGTCagaaaatttaaattgtatttactgatgaaaaaacaaaaataaataaatcaataatagAACAGTAAGATTATAATGATTGACTATCTATCAAAACATCaataagaaaaagttgaaagGAAAGTACGAAGTACAAGGCAATCAAAAACATTTATTTGCACTATGATAGAATGCTGATTTAAGTAGAAGGAAATATAGATTAAATCACCCCAAATTACTGAAATTATAGCAATCTCTTGCTGTCTCGGAGTTTCAGAAACTCCACTCCATGGTTCATAAAATTGTCGCTGAACactaaaaaaatgcaaataaaaagaaaaacacataacTGTGCCATAAGCTGCAACATTGCAGTCATTGAAACTAGAACACATCAGTCATTAAAGTAAAATCCTAACATGAAAATCCTTAAAACTAAGTCTTAAGTTTCTCACAATAGAATTTCCCGATAATGGACCTTAGTGGACTTGAAGCCTTATCACATTAACTTCATAAacaaatacatattttaaatgGTTGGAACTTGGAATTTCATATTGATGCACAAAATATTTATCCCAGCAAATGTTAAACTCTGCAATAATTCCATTTCCATCTTCAACAAGGAAAAGATCTATAAATTTAACATTTCTTCACTGTCTTTAAAAGTTTAAGCATGCCAACCAATTCCAAACTGAAAGCATAGAATAGTTATTCTCAATGATCCTCCCTTTCGTGAATCTGATATCATCCCTTGAATTATTTCAGCACAAATTATTTTCTCGGATTTTACTTCTTTCACCAAAGTATGCTAGTCCAAAACCCCGTCCCTTATATTTTCACATGTCAAAATGGACATTAACAGGCATGGAACTATGCTAGATTATgaccctgtttggataaactacttaatTTAAATGCTTAGGTATAAACTGtatctataacaaaagataaagtcAACGTCGAACTATTTTTAtgtaagctataagttgttttcataagctatgaTGGAGAGCTTATAGAGAGCTTATAATagtttatggacatgtcataagctattttcataaactctccCAAACAGTTTCACAAGTGTgtatgtcagtagataaactcaaataagtcaatccaaacaggttTTTAACAGCAACTACAATACTATTAATTCAACAAACTGGAAAACAATATAGAAATAACAATAAACCATATCAAAGTATAACTGAAAGTCATAGCAACCAGCCTCACCCGGTCTAGACCTTCTGGAAgaggatcaacaacaacggTAGGAATTTCATCCATCAAGTTGTCAGCCTTTCCAGAATGCAAAATTCTAGTGAATCCTCCCATCTCCGACCCAGGTAAACTCCTTTGTTTCTTATACCAGTAATACATGATACGACATTGCCATTTGTTGTAGATAGCATCAGTTGCCGTTAACGCAACATGAAACGGTGCTTTAGATGTTTTTCGGTTCTTCACATGTTCAGGCATCTCGACAATAGGGTCAAAAAACAATCCACCATCCTCGATATCTACACTGTCTGACAATCCGTAGTGGATTATCATTGTCACCAAGTTATATGTAGCAAAGGAAGAACCAAGAACCAAACATATTACAAGTAACGGTGAAGCTCGTCCCATGGTCTTCCTATCACAAGAGATATCAAAATATCATGTGGCTGAACCCTCCTCGGCTCTTGATAGAACAAACAAACACTCTCAGATCTGTGAATAAACAAATTT
Coding sequences within it:
- the LOC123899735 gene encoding hydroxyproline O-arabinosyltransferase RDN2; the protein is MGRASPLLVICLVLGSSFATYNLVTMIIHYGLSDSVDIEDGGLFFDPIVEMPEHVKNRKTSKAPFHVALTATDAIYNKWQCRIMYYWYKKQRSLPGSEMGGFTRILHSGKADNLMDEIPTVVVDPLPEGLDRGYVVLNRPWAFVQWLEKTKIEEEYILMAEPDHIFVRPLPNLAFGEHPAAFPFFYIKPEQNEKIVRKYYPEENGPVTNIDPIGNSPVIIRKDLISKIAPTWMNVSLKMKEDPETDKAFGWVLEMYGYAIASALHGVKHILRKDFMLQPPWDVETYNKFIIHYTYGCDYNLKGELTYGKIGEWRFDKRSHLRGPPPKNLPLPPPGVPESVVTLVKMVNEATANIPNWDKL